A window of Komagataella phaffii GS115 chromosome 1, complete sequence contains these coding sequences:
- a CDS encoding Component of both the Nup84 nuclear pore sub-complex and of the COPII complex: protein MVTIGNAHDDLIHDAVLDYYGRRLATCSSDKTIKIFEIDGENQRLVETLIGHEGPVWQVAWAHPKFGVILASCSYDGKVLIWKEDNGVWNKVAEHSVHQASVNSVSWAPHEYGPVLLCASSDGKISIVEFKDGGALEPIVIQGHAIGVNAASWAPISLPDNTRRFVSGGCDNLVKIWRYDDAAKTFIEEEAFQGHSDWVRDVAWSPSRLSKSYIATASQDRTVLIWTKDGKSNKWEKQPLTKEKFPDVCWRASWSLSGNVLAISGGDNKVTLWKENIQGKWESAGEVDQ, encoded by the exons ATG GTTACAATTGGAAACGCACATGATGACCTAATCCATGACGCCGTTCTAGATTACTATGGACGTCGACTGGCCACCTGTTCATCGGACAAGACAATCAAGATTTTTGAGATCGATGGGGAGAACCAACGATTGGTGGAAACTTTAATCGGACACGAAGGACCTGTGTGGCAAGTTGCATGGGCCCATCCTAAATTTGGAGTCATTCTTGCCTCGTGTTCTTATGACGGTAAagttttgatttggaaagaagacAACGGTGTATGGAACAAAGTGGCTGAACATTCCGTTCATCAGGCATCTGTTAATAGTGTTTCCTGGGCACCTCATGAATACGGTCCTGTTTTGCTCTGTGCTTCCAGTGATGGGAAGATATCCATTGTCGAATTCAAGGACGGAGGAGCCTTGGAACCTATTGTCATCCAAGGTCACGCTATAGGCGTGAATGCTGCCTCTTGGGCTCCAATTTCATTGCCCGATAATACGAGGCGGTTTGTTTCTGGTGGCTGTGACAATCTAGTCAAAATTTGGAGATACGATGACGCCGCAAAAACATTTatcgaagaagaagcttttcaagGACATTCCGACTGGGTCAGAGATGTGGCATGGTCTCCTTCTCGTTTATCAAAGTCATACATTGCCACTGCCTCACAAGATCGTACAGTATTGATTTGGACTAAAGATGGAAAATCTAACAAATGGGAAAAACAGCCTTTaacaaaggaaaaattcCCCGATGTTTGTTGGAGAGCCAGCTGGTCTCTTAGTGGAAATGTATTGGCCATTTCGGGTGGTGATAATAAGGTCACTTTGTGGAAGGAAAACATCCAGGGCAAATGGGAGTCCGCTGGCGAAGTCGATCAATAA